From the genome of Capsicum annuum cultivar UCD-10X-F1 chromosome 4, UCD10Xv1.1, whole genome shotgun sequence:
AAATTCCTTCTTTttaacaataacaagaagaaaaCAAACCGATTTTATAGCTCTAATCTCTTTGTACCGTAAATGATAATCAAAGAAGGCCAAACTTTTTTTTGCAGAAGTTGATAAGATTTCTCAATACTTAGCTAAGCATTTGGCCATAGTAtttggaaaaatatattttacttttaaaagtTTGCAAAAATTGAAATTTGTCTCAAATACTagtattttctagtatttgggaATTTGGAATATTTGCCAAATAATGGCAAGTTATATGTCCAAGGCAAGTTTTTTCCCAGATACTACTTGGGAAATCTATGGCCAAACAGGTCCTTAGACATTAGTATAGAGAATTTGACATACCAACAACTAACCTTCCTTCTACATTAAAGTGATCTTCCCTCTCAGAAACAAAAGGACTTTTATAGCAAAGTTTTTTCCTTACATCGGTTCCCATATGTCCTCTCTATTCCCTGTTCAAATATTACATAATCATCCTTCTACTCTTCATGGCTGGCTGCTGTCCATTCGTAAAGTTCAGAAAGTCAAGTACGAAATTTGTAAAAAAACATGCAATAAATAAAAGATAGGAGTCCATGGATTAGAAGCCAAAATCAGAACCTGCACAAGAAAATAATTGTCGCTATCAGTTGCAGATACTTGAGAGACTAAAAGGAAGGGTCAGCATTTATGTTAGAAGTGGTGATGACTTTGGagtttcatttattttaaatagCACAAACATGAAAAGAACAGGAAAATGTtttaaaaaggagaaagaaagaaaaataggaatgTTGACCATAAAAAGATACGATATCACCTTGTCAATGTGTTACtttaatttatagattatatatctTGTACATACAATGCAGCTTTGGTGTACTGACCTTAAAATTTTGCAGCAACTTATCTTGCCGACAAGAAGCAGGTACATGCCATCCTTGGACCATTGACACGCCAAGAAGCTGCTTTATTTTCGGACTTTGATGATGAAGCCTACAAGGGCATCCCCATTATTTCTCTAAATCCAGCTTCCACCTATTCGACTGTATTACTCACGGGACCACCTTCACTTATACAAATGAGTAATGATGTTAACTCCCAAATGCAATGCTTTGCTGCCTTAATTGGCTATTTCAAGTGGAGAAAGGTGATAGCTTTATATGAAATTAGTAACAGGTTCTCCAATATGGATTCTGGATTGATCACTCACCTCTCAGACTCTCTCAAAGTTGTTGACTCCTCTGTTGAACATCATTTGGCTTTTCCTCCTTTGTTCTCCCTCTCAgattcaaaatcattcattcgAGAAGAGCTGGTGAAGTTAAGAACCAGGAATGTTAAAGTTTTTGTGGTGTTACAGTGTTCTTTAGACTTTGGTTTAGTTCTTTTTGAGATGGCAAAGGAACTGGGAATGATGGGGAAAGATTATGTATGGATTATTTCAGACAATATGGCAAGTCTTCTCGACTCTGTTGAACCCTCTTTTCTACTGAATATGCAAGGTGTAATTGGTTTTAAGGCAAACGTTAATGAAAAAACCGAGTCTTTCAGAGAGTTCAACGTTAAGTTCAGGAGAAAGTACAGATCAGAATATCCTGAAGATGAAGGCTATCCAAGTCCTAGCTTATATGCCCTCAAGGCTTATGATGCAACTTGGGCAACTGCTAAGGCCATGCAGGAATTATCCAAAAGCAATTCAAGTGAACTAGTGAAAAGCATTTTGTTGAGTGATTTTGAAGGTTTAAGTGGGAGTGTTAGTTTCAAGAATGGTAAGTTATATCAAAACCAAACCTATAGGATCATTAATGTGTTTGGCAAAAGCTACAGAGAAGTGTCATTTTGGTCACCAGAGTTTGGTTTTTCTGAGGTTCTTGCTGAATACAATGGGGTGAAGCTGAAAACTGGCAACGGTATACAAGGGGATTTGGGGTCAATTTTGTGGCCTGGAGGTACGCAAACTGTTCCAAAAGGGTGGACAATAGGTGGCCAAGGAAAACCACTTAAGATTGGGGTGCCTGCTAGGGGTGCATTTAATCAGTTTGTATCAGTTAATTTTAACCAAGAGAGGAATAAGACTACGATTGGTGgattttcagttcatgtttttgaaGTAGTAGTGAAGCAACTTCCTTATCATCTGCCGTATGTTCTTGTTCCCTTCAATGGTACTTATGATGAAATGGTGATAGGAGTTTCTAACAAGGTATGCATGCATGACTCTTAACATAGTATTCCCCAGTGAATTCTTGTGTAACTTTACAAATTTTGGTAAAAGGTCCAGATCATTACTTTCActatacaaaatattttaattttactgtCTGTTATGTTTTGGTGTCATTCATACCCCTAGTCCTTACCAAGTTGTACTTGCGGTTGAGTTTAAGGATCTCCGGCATGAACTGGGTGGATTCCACGCATCAAAATGCTTCAAAAAAGAAAGGTCGATTATTTATTCATCTACTTTTGACTATGGTTTTCAATTACCATCTATTATACTTCAAGATGGTGATCTGTTAAGCTCAAGGATAATAGGTAGGGGTGGTGGAACCAATGTAACGGTACCAGTTTCATCTGAACCCCGTTCCTTCAATGCAAAGCAtaaatttatgtgtaaaaatttactaaaattgaaataaatagtAAATATGAACCCATATAATGGGCTAAATGCTAAGAACGTTAAAGATCGAACCCATAAAATTTAAATCCAAGATTCTCACCTGGTACAATTTGCTAAGGGTAAATGTATGGATGACCTCAAAGTATAATGAAAGGTAAAATTAAGATATTTCGTACAGCAGAGAGTACTTTTTGACCCTTTTGTTGCGTAAAcattttcttcatcatcaacCAGTGAAGTCTGCTGCTTAGAACTCATTGTTGCTAGTGATTTTGTTTTTACCATTTGCAAATACTCACCGGCTACTTCATTAATAGAGTCTGGATGCAGCGGTAGGTGATACCGATATATTGGCTGATCGCTATGCATATGCAGAATTTTCCCAGCCCTATATTGACTCTGGACTTGTCATGGTAGTGACCGAAAGACCTAGACTCAAAATACACCGTTTTATTGTTATAAAGGCTTTCGAGTTGAAGTTGTGGATTCTGCTGGTAGTGATGAACATGTCCACAGGGGTTGTCATCTGGTTGAATGAGTACGTAAACGGCAACCCGGATTTCAGTGATCCTTTCCCCCAGCTTATTGGATCCATGCTTTGGTTCTCTGtcacttttctctctttttcacaACGTAAGTTTCAAACTTAAAAATACATTATACTTCCCCCTTCCACCTTCTTTGACACTTTCCTTATTAGTTCGTACAAAAAACACTTGTCACATTTAAATATTTCCTTAATGAGAACCTTTATAGAACATGAATGTTGTGACATGTTtaaagttattgtcatgtgaccaggaggtcacaggttcaagctgtagaaacagcctcttgcagaaatgcaaggtaagccTGTGTACAacagacccttgtggtccggcccttccCTGTACCCTACGTATAGCCAGAGCTTTAAAACGTTATGACATGTTTAAAGCCACAAGTTTTaagtcttaattttttttcttaaactgcATGCAGAATCAAAGTATGTCAAATAAAGTAGAGCAAAGGGAGTATCGAATAGGAAAAAGGGTAAATAAAAAACGCTCCTTCTCCCTTACACCCTCGTTTCTGATCTCTCCTAGTATGCCCATACATGCACccatctcaacatcctcatttccgctaCTTGCATCTTTTGGACGTGTGAGCTTCCTGAAATATTTTGACTAATGGAATCGTTCCTAATCCACATGAAGCTTCCTTAACGTCAAGGGCAAATCCGAGAGGATGTGGTAACagtaaatatataaatgatcCAAAGTATAACGAAGAGTAAATctgacatattttatataatagagaaaactttggactttttccctTTAGAATAAAGGACTATACAGAACTATTGTTTGCACTTTGATCtaattcaaaaactttttttcttttcttttttttcgaaACTGGTAACTTGGTCTAATTCAAAAGCTTGTAACTCCAATTTGGGAAATCATTACAGGAGAATCAATCAAAAGCAATCTATCGCGACTTGTGCTGGCTACATGGTTATGCGTAGTTGTTGTTGTCGCAGCTTGCTTTACTGCAAAACTTTCCTCCATCATGACAGTTCCTAGGCTGGAACCTTCTGTACTAAATGTGGATTATCTTATAAAGACCAATGCTGCAGTTGGTTGCAATGGCAATTCCTTTATAGTCAAATATCTGGTGAATTTGCAATTCAAGCCAGAGAATATCAAGAAAATCAGTTCAATAAGTGATTACCCTAAAGCTTTTGAGAAGGGAGAAATTTCTGCTGCTTTCTTAGTAGCTCCGCATGCCAAAGTTTTCCTAGCAAAGTACTGCAGAGGTTACACCAAATCAGGACCTGTCTTTAAACTTGCTGGTTTCGGTTTTGtaagatcaagaattcatctttTTAGCTTTTCAATCTGCCTATCTCCATCTTTAGTGGATTAAAATTTCACATATGCTCGCTGAACTTTACTCAGTATAACAGTAAATTTACAATTGTTAATCTATCAGGTTTTTCCAAAGGGTTCTCCTTTAGCAATTGATATCTCAGAAGCTGTTCTTAAAGTCTCACAGAGTGGAGAGATAAATCAACTCGAAGAACAAATGCTCATTTCTTCAAACTGCTCTTCTCCATCAGCTGAGGATCAGGGTCCTGGATTAGGACCAGAGTTGTTCTCAGGTCCGTTACTGATTTCAGGTGTTATATGTGGAACTGTATTTCTGATCTCAGTCGCTCGTTTAGTCAGAAAACACCGGCAATATTTAAGCTCTATGATTGCAAATAATGCAAAAAGAGTTCTTAGATGGGCTTCTGTGGTTGTAACTCAATGCTATACAAGAATAGTAAGACCAAGATCAGTTAGAGATTGCAACGCAGTGATTGACCAAAGACCAAATAATCAACAGAATGGTGAAATTACAGAGGTATTATGACGGGCCAAAAGCTGGCAAGTCATGGACAGCAAGTTTCTCTTATCTAATATTCTAATGTGCTcttgtaaatatattattttcttccATTCTCAATATCAACAGAAAATCTTTGTGCAAGTTAATATGAGTTTATAAATTTTTGGAGCTGTTGATTCTTAGTTTTTTTGGTGATTAACAAATGATATGTTTGTGTATGATTCGAGTCCAAAGGTGCTTTGATGATTTTTGGGCTGGATCTGATAAGAATCAACACGCTTCGTTCGTTTGATTCTTCCAACTCTTAATGAGCAAAGCAAATATAACAAGCTAAGTTATAGTATAACCACATTGTAATATGATAATTTCATATGGTATTGACAATTTATTCATATCTGACGAGCATTTTCATGAAGCAGGTCTATATTGTTGATCAATGTCTTAGTAATTTTAGCAGCATATTCATATTTTGTGAATTTGAAATtttacaattttgaattttaaatcatgatatgaaactaaaactttattatatatttataagcaAACAAAAATTGCAAATGAAAACTTCTAATTTGAAACTAATCCTAGGTCCAAACGCCTACATAATCAAATTATGACAAGGGATGATCCAACCTATCTAAATTTTTATTTGGACTACAATATGAGACATGCCAAATTAAATTTATGCCTTACGAGTGGATTATAATTTACCCTTTTCCTTCATCAAAATGTTAAGTTGGACAatcgatttaattttttttaaatcagataataaattaaatttcttgGAAAAGGGTACAGTTGTTAAAAAATACTCcatcatttatctttttttttcttctttctttgtttaGATAAAAGTCGTTTATCAGTGGATTTGGACTCTAAATATGGCTATCAAGTTAACTAAATTAAACAAATGAGTTAATGTATATTAAACCTAAATTAAGATAATGATCACCTAACTACTagaattttgaatgatttaaacaAAGTTAGATATTTGTGACTTGTGAGAACACTTATATATAGTAAGACTTTATCCGCAACCAAATATTTATACcaattcaacaaatatttcataCGTATTTTCATATATGTTCTTATCACTAAATCATAGATAATAAATACTATACTTTTAGGGATAATAcccacaaaaatacctgaactttaaccaaatttcgatattgaactttgcgggggttctattaccctctatattttttttaatcggAATTAATTCTCCCcggacttttttaaagtggaattaatccccCCAAAATGTATACCCAGTTCTTTAGGTGGGAAGTGTGGTACACGCGCTTtgtcttctctattttatcacttttcaacattttttcgccattaaatcaaattccaaataatttcattgagtcaatttcaaattccaagtctattcttatcacacaagttttcaaattcaatttctagTTTCAAACTTTGAATTCCATTGAGCTTAATCAAAAAATTTCTTGCACATTGAATTTATATGGATTCACTTGAATTCcagtttatgtataaaaaaacatacattgaattttcaataattgaatggaattttccattaattttcttTATCCGGGTCCGCAAAAGTTTTCAAATTACCCCAACTcaattgaatcttccattgagtttcaaattccaagttcattccaactcaaatttcttgaaaactttcttcaacaaactttcttaaactcaaaacccctgTCACACCCCTCTTTTTACCGCCTCCGACCCCGCTAGGaaagttggttttagagaaaatggattttttcaattaaagtgacgctTTGAAAAGGgactatttattttacaagtcgccacttggaattgagtttgggtgttccaagtcaccttattgaatccctattaaaaaaaaaatgactctttatttttagtCTGCGAACTAAAAATCCGGATAAATAAttatgttgaccgaggggaaagtgttaggcacccctcgagtcccgtggttctaggacggtcgctttaatgacttacgtctggcttaaattaatctcttgaatacataatatttgtagcctaaaagttacttacatcctactttatttatttaaaattatttaattatattaatttttggcTTATCGGTAACAGTACTTTCCGATCATGCCACAGGTTTGGATATATTTCTCGCGCCTTTGAGGCATTTATGGATCGTCCCATTTTTCAAGTCTAGATAAGCACCTAACAGGTTTAGAATCTACCCAACCCGGTTCAAACGGCTTCAAATGGtagattgattttattataatgaatggtctgtagcagggctttccaacttcatgttaattttcacttgtataaTATACTTTTAAATTTAGGGGCTAAGAACCTAACTCGTTGTTTTATGAATTCACTCTCTTACAaataattttctctcttttattttcttttatgtgatAGGATTTAGAATAAATCCGCACCCCATCTCGCTCATTTTCACATTAATTAATTGATTTCCTATAACTCGTGATTACAGTAACATACTAAAAGAAAATCTACAAAAACCGAAGCACACATGCTACTATTTAGTATTAACATGAAAGAATATTAATTtaaccaataacaaaatcaattatgcttgtTTCTCATAATCTAATTGTATTATAATACTGTTGTATATGTTTTATCTCTTCTCATCTATActgctttttctttttattttatttcacgaCAAACCCTTAATACATATTCTCAATTTTCATCAACTAAATTataataacatgaaattcaagaaaaaaaaaaaaaatgaataagaagaaaataaactaattaaCCAATTTCTTGAATCTATTACAGTAAATGAGAGCCAAGAacgaaaaagaaacaaaaatgaatTGACTCTTCATTAACCAACATATTcgatgaaatataaaaaatgttaaACCTACCATGGATCTGATCCAAATGTaaactaagaaaagaaagaaagaaaaaaaaaattgaatcactaattaaaacataaatgtctTCATTTAACATGGTTATTATGTTACAACAGAAGATTTGAGAGTTGTCTCTTTTACGTCAAAGACTTAATAAAGCAAATTTcaattaataatctcataaattaataaataaataaataaataaagataaaaattttgACCAATTTACATAAATCTTTTGTCATTAgcttttctcatcattttgagtGCAACAAGTTAAATATGAAAAGTATCTacgaacatgaattttaaatgtaaaaatacatACTAATTAACATATTCACACAAAGATGAACGAAAACAATAAATATAGATGGAGATATTATCACAATGAAATAGAAAGTTCGAGGACTGAACATCGAATAGAGCCAACCTAATATATTTTCGAAATTGAATTAACAATGAATCATTCTTGATACAACAAAGAGACAATAGACATACCTGTGTAACAAATTAATTGAAAGCAGGAGTAGGATGCCATTACCGGAGACTAAAACAGGAACCGAAACTCGAACTCCAACTCACGAACCCATACGAATACTCTCTTTCTTGgttctctttattttgttttcttgttttctctAATCCGTGcctgtttttctctttttctagtTGTGTGAATGTGGGGATTGTGGGgcggtttgggtagtttaggttaggattttcttttttttaaaaaaaattaatgttttaaataaataaataataataaaagtgataaaatttatttataactaataattacaaaataagttaaatagctagtcttagaaatatgattaagaaGTCTTAATATTACTAGATTTTTTTacaaagttaaaagaagaaaacaaatataatttagaaaattttctttttcctaaaaataaataaataaataataatataaaaacttaTTTCAACGATGAAAAGAGGGCTCCGGTAACCAATTGACGTCGGAACTTTGTACTTCACTTCCGCTGCGGGTCAGCACCTCCGAAAGAAACGGAGGACTTCATGCTCTTGGCAGCCTCTTTTGACATAATTTTCGCAGTCTTTATCGAGAGTCGGTAACCAAAAAATTCCATTCATTCGagtttcttttgtttcttttaagtAGGGTTATCATCGAAAGTGGAACCGGATCGAGTCTACTGGGCGGCCTGACCTTATCTTGCAGGTGACGACGACGTCGAGTTGACGGCAGAGAAAGACTCGGCATTTAGGCGAGCCACCCGGTGGTGTGGTACGTAGTGGGTTTAGTACGCCCCGCCCAAACAAACGGCTCCGAAACAAACAAAAAGGTGCGTGCCGCACTCACGAAAGACTGCCAGTGATATACTGGAGGAAGGTGGGGATGACGTCAAGTCCGCATGGCCCTTATGggaatgtgactctatttttgtagttttcaaaatttttaaaatgaatttagtaaaaataagataaacttaaCATATCTACTTTTGAtcctaagaaaaataaattgaacactaaaatggcGAGAAAAATACTTAAGTTTggtcaaaattaggtgtttacaaccCCAAACTTTCTTCCATTGAGTTTTCAGTTTCGATGACGGAATCTTCAAGAATGAAAACTGAAACGGAACAAAATTGACTGCAACAAAGAGGAAGAAGAAACTGAAACTCaagaagagagaagaaagaagaaaggagaaaaagaatgaaaaactttaaataaataaaaatataaaactttaaataattataaaattaaggggttgtttggcaaaaaaaagagtttaaaacatttttagcACTGTTCACGCGCTCAATGCGCGTGACTAACACGCAATGTGCCAAGTgacagatatatgccattaaaatacgaaaagaaaaagtttgggggtaataggacccccgcaaagttcagtatgctcaactggtaattcggtcaaacttcaggtattttgtGGGTATTATCCCATACTTTTATCATAGTTTCTCATTTAATCCTGATAAATTAATATCATTTTATGCAAATATATATCAAGTGCAGATAAATTTCATGGGGCCTTGGGCTCtaggtgataaaagagttttaaaatgaagtgtgggtgacacaagtcttaataattgagtgaaggtgacaattactttattaagaattaagaaagtaagaaaagtttgaaaataacccacaagttttttaatttacactttgatccaatgtaaaacctaatataactagaaatagagggaaaaaaggcacgtttctctctcttctcatttattggagttttctctctcttcgtgatttttgttgttcattgttgttgttgctttattcatcatcttcttcttcattatcatcatcttgttcttcattaccatctcttcttgttcatcatcatcatcttcttgttgttgaacattgttgttaccgctactattgctacttgatcaattttttttaggtcaaattttattcgtatatcatttgggaattacttataggtgattttagtaagtaaatataatttttaattgaatttttcatctgggtgtatctgctattgctattttttcaacagtagataaaacatgtaacgtgaatccaacagatgagtaatctgttgcatagatgagtaacctattgcaacatattgactaatctgttgcaacatattgactaatctgttgcaacatattgactaatctgttgcaacatatgagtaatttgttgcaacatatatgactaatttgttgcaacagattactcatctgttggatttgtattatagtgttgtaacatgaatccaacatatgggtcatctgttgcaacaaattagtcatatgttgcaacagattactcacttgtcaCAAtcaatgactcatatattggattcatgttgcaggttctatccattgtagcagtagcaaatataccaaataaaaaactcaacaaaaatcataattatacttacaaaatcacctatgaagtaatgtcaaagtgatatacgaacaaaatttgacttaaaaaaattctaaaaatttcaacaagggcacaacgaataagtgaaacacatgaaaaattttatgaaataggtaaagaagataaaaatagtgcatcatacatcaaatgc
Proteins encoded in this window:
- the LOC107868597 gene encoding glutamate receptor 2.7-like; the protein is MRTEAVLLTLLIYFLLAAFSLASKKNGLPRDDCNMIMWRIGAIIDPTRRVGKEQKVAMEIAVDDFNGQYSKCSQLVFNFAYSHNPATSLATYLADKKQVHAILGPLTRQEAALFSDFDDEAYKGIPIISLNPASTYSTVLLTGPPSLIQMSNDVNSQMQCFAALIGYFKWRKVIALYEISNRFSNMDSGLITHLSDSLKVVDSSVEHHLAFPPLFSLSDSKSFIREELVKLRTRNVKVFVVLQCSLDFGLVLFEMAKELGMMGKDYVWIISDNMASLLDSVEPSFLLNMQGVIGFKANVNEKTESFREFNVKFRRKYRSEYPEDEGYPSPSLYALKAYDATWATAKAMQELSKSNSSELVKSILLSDFEGLSGSVSFKNGKLYQNQTYRIINVFGKSYREVSFWSPEFGFSEVLAEYNGVKLKTGNGIQGDLGSILWPGGTQTVPKGWTIGGQGKPLKIGVPARGAFNQFVSVNFNQERNKTTIGGFSVHVFEVVVKQLPYHLPYVLVPFNGTYDEMVIGVSNKSLDAAVGDTDILADRYAYAEFSQPYIDSGLVMVVTERPRLKIHRFIVIKAFELKLWILLVVMNMSTGVVIWLNEYVNGNPDFSDPFPQLIGSMLWFSVTFLSFSQRESIKSNLSRLVLATWLCVVVVVAACFTAKLSSIMTVPRLEPSVLNVDYLIKTNAAVGCNGNSFIVKYLVNLQFKPENIKKISSISDYPKAFEKGEISAAFLVAPHAKVFLAKYCRGYTKSGPVFKLAGFGFVFPKGSPLAIDISEAVLKVSQSGEINQLEEQMLISSNCSSPSAEDQGPGLGPELFSGPLLISGVICGTVFLISVARLVRKHRQYLSSMIANNAKRVLRWASVVVTQCYTRIVRPRSVRDCNAVIDQRPNNQQNGEITEVL